The genomic DNA CAGATTGTTATAATAACATCGTAATCATTGTAATGTTTATGCGAAAAACCGAGTCTTTGGAAGTATAATAGATGGATAAATCTCTTTTTATATAAAGTTCGAATACCATCcgtttttcataaataaaatttaaaacagtGCATTCACACGTGAATCTCATCGATGACTAGTATATAAAggaatatcaatttttcaatactCATACCATAAAATTATGGTAACGTTTATAGTCGGTGGTAtacgagaaaaagaaaatatccatATAACTTATATCTCTCGTATtctattgaaataaaaaatttgtaccTAATTGGGTCTTTCTAAAATTCATTAACTATACATTCAGTTAGATAAACGTAatcaaatacaattttcattatttacaCGGTATCTCCTCGACtcgatttcaatgaaaataatgtattttGAGATCCAGAAGTCATCATTATAAATATAGACATTCTTTCTTTCCTGTTCATGTATCGAGTAGGTACAATCCACGATACTATATACAAACAATgtcagaaaatatttcaaatcggAGGTGTTCATTGTTGAACCGTGCTTTTAggctaattaaatttctttcctATCGGTACTTGTTCACTGTGAactataatgaaaatatcaatttttcgtAGAAGTCATAACATTTGAATGGCTTaagtacagaatgtgaaatcTTTTCATTATTCGCTGTAccaatttataaatattatcttAGTTTAGATTGacaattcttttttctctaattctttaatattaacCAAGTGTTCCTAGAGATGATATTCGACACATATTTCCTTAcagattgtttaaaaaatcaacGGTGGTAGAAACTATTTATTCAGTATAGTTTTGTTTCACTATaagtttatttttcatcctcAACTTTAAAGTCTATTTTCAATCCTTTGTCGCTAAAAAAATATGTGTCGAATATTTTTCTAGTATTACATCAGACTTGATTAACACTCCTTGTTAGTGTCGTTATGTTAATTTAAATGGACGTGGAATCATCCGAGTCCGTATCGTCGCATTCGTCTCCGTACAGTCTATTAATTTCTCCATCGGCCCAACTGTTTTCAATCTTCACCTCGTACCTGTTCTCTTGTATCTTATTCGAAGGAACAATCCTAACATATGTATTTTTCATGTTCTTTAAATCAGACTGTACGATGGTGTTTCTGGGCTTAGGACTTCTTTCACCGCTGCTAACCGACTTGGAGCGAACCTTTCTTGTTACCTTGTTATCGCCATCCACCGATTCCAGTGAGCTTTTCCTTCGACTGTTCTTACGATTagccttttctttatttccagTCGCTCGTCTCCCACCTTTGGGACTTTCGCTTTCTAAATACTTCCTTATCCATTTCGGTGCTTCGCTGGAGTAAGAAGATTTTTTCGTGTATCTTGGACTGGCCATTATCATAGGCACATCCGTTTCGATTACCGTCGTGATCACCTGTTCGTTCTCATCGAAATTACTTTCCAGATACTTTTTCTTGGGTGTCACGGATACGCTTAACTTACCAAGAATAGAAGAATTATCATCTGTACTCTCGTACGTGTACGAGTAGTGTTTCTGAATGTGTTTAGGTTCGTGAACGATGTCCACTATGGTCTGTGAATTAGACATTTCGTTTTTACGATTCTCCTCTTTCTCGTCCCTCCTGAACCGTTCCAAGGCTTCCTCGAATAAATGCTTTGGCGACTTCTTACCGAAATCCAGAGGTCTGATGGGAGATATGATGCTGATACTGTGTCTTAAATTCCCTGTGATACTGTGCCTCTGTCTCGTCGGTGGATCAAGTAATCTACGTAGACTCGAGTTCCTTATCTCAGGCACCGACATCCTTTCCCTGGTAGGAACCGGGGAGATAGATCTTTGAAGCTTACCCGTCACCGACGTTGTTTGGTTCTTCTGTTGTGTCACAGACGTCGTCGTCGACGTTGTTGATGAAACTACAGCGGTCTTTTTATTCACCTCGATGGACAACAATTGTCTCTCGGTCGACGGTAATATAGGAGTTGCACTTGCTACCAGTACGCTTCCAAGTCCGTCCCGAGTGggacttttcatttttcctatGGGAACAGCTGGCTGTTCTTCGATCTTTGATTGCTGGTGTTCGCTGATGGGTGAACTAGCGATTGGTAGTAATCTGGACCGAGTTATATCCTGATTCTTCAGCTGGCTATCCAAGCTGAACCTTTGTTTCGGTGTACCAGCCATTAATTTCAGATCATTCTGCGTTTCTAGTTCAGGTATCGAGAATCTATCCCTATTGAATTTCGTCGCGGTGGACTCTTTCAGGTTCCTGTACTTCGAACCGATGTCCAACTGGGACAGACGTTCCCTCTTGCTAACGTGTACAGCAGGTGAGAATCTTTTGTGCTTGATAGTGGGCGGAGAGGGCGAGTGAAAGACCATCATCGGCAAATTAAGCTCTTTTCCTGTACTCAGGCAAGGTTGAGACAATCTCTGTTGACCACGACCAGGATGATAGTCCCCGGTGACTAGAGTCGGTTGGGATAGACGTTCCCGTTTCGCCGGCACGTCGTGCCGTAGAGCGAATCGTCGCACGTCCGGTTGAGACAATCTTGGAGAGCCTTGATCCATCGTTAAGCTTCCTCTCGAACTCCCACCGAATCCCTGCACGCTGGGAGCCGACAATCTTTCCTCTTCGTTTATACTGTTATCCCCGGAAGCTGCCCTGAGACTAGTGTACGACAGTCGGGAGCCACGATTCATTCCAGCAAAGTTAATGCCACTGAAACTGGAGTTCAGGGTGGGTTGGGACATTCTTATACGACGATCGGTAGAACCACCGGATCTCCTGTCGTAGGATACCAGAAGAGTTGGTAGATTCGGTTGGGAGTAAAGACTGCGTTGACTCGCGGGGGAATAGCTGGGTGGACAGGGTGTCGTTGACTGTGTTCCCTCGAACGTTACCGAGTCCTGAGACTCGATACTGGACTGCGACTGAGGAGGTGGTTTCACCGGTGTTATGTGGAGATTCGGTTGGGATAGCCTGTTCTTACGACCTTGGGTAGGTTTCTTTAAGTGGTCAATGAGGTTGGGTTGCGAGAGACGTATATAAGGAGTGGGCGGGCGGTTCAGGTACCAGAGGTCCCTTCGGGAGTATGGTTCGCATCAGATGGTACCCTCTTCTCGTAGACGACGTATGAAAACTGGTCGTACATCCTCGAAGAACGATGGTAAGTCTAGTTCAGCTGCTCGAGCGATTCCGCCGTCTTTACACTCCAACCAGTAGGTATCCATCAATCCCTTACCctgattaattaatattattatttcctttttctttttatttaaacatcaTACAGTTTCCTTCGTTTACCTTGACATCCACCAAACCTCGGTGAGCAATTTTGAAACCTCCGACAGCGTCAAGAGCCTTTTTCATCTCCAGGCTGATGTGTATTCGCAGAGCTTTGTgcgaagaaaaggaagattaACTTCTGTTAGGAAATCTAAGAAACATAGATGAAGAGGTACCTTCGCCAGTTGATTCCATCCTACTAGCTGTGTTCACAGTGTCGCCAAAAAGGCAATAGCGAGGCATTTTGCTTCCAACGATTCCAGCGACCACGGGTCCCGTGTGAGCACCGCTTCGTATCTGAAGACGTTCACCCGGTCGCTTTGGTACTTGAAATACCGAGGAGGCTGCCAGGAGATCAAGTGCCATCGTTGCTATTTCGGACACGTGTTTGTCACCTTTAAAAAAGGAAGACGAGATGAAACAACAAGAAATTGAATTgcatggaaaagaaaaaggaaggagacGGAATGTTCACCATTTCTGACTGGTAAACCGGATGCGACCATGTAAGAATCACCGATAGTTTCAACTTTGTACACGTCGTAGCATTCGATGCGGGCGTcgaacaatttgtaaattgaGTTTAGAAACGTGACGACCTGAAGGTACACagtaattttataatcaactaaatTTTGGAGTATCTATCTATGAAACTTACTTCTAGAGGAGTGTTCTCAGCAGCTATTTCAGTGAAACCAACAATATCACTGAAGTACACAGTTACAGCCTCGTAATATTCTGCTGGAACCTTTTaaacaagaagaaaatgaaagccAAGGAGGTTTATAAGACACATCTGGACTATAGAGGATTAAGATACCTGTTGTGTTTGCTTCAATTGTTGAGCAACACTTGGTGGTAACATTTGGAAAAGCAGCGTATcgctctttcctttttcttgttTAAGTTCCCTCGCTTTTTGTGCCAAATTAGCAGCATACATCTAAAATTTGTCACGATACGTTTCATTATTCGTTTCTTAAGTCGATTCGTCGAGGAAAGAAGCATTATTTACTTGTATCGTGGCAACCGCGTTGCGGactaatattataataataggAGAGACGACCAATACTAAGACGACTATAGCTATTCCAGCAACCTCTTTGTTACTTGCGTCTTGAAGCGTTGAATTCACGTAATCCCTGTTCAGAAACAGAGGCGATTAAATTCCGATTATACCAGTCAATTTCCGTTGATTAATCGCGGTACTTTTGTGTCATCAAGTCGTATCAGGCTCCGTTTGTTACAGTGCAACGAAATTCCATTACGAAGATTTACCTAATCATATGACGTAACTCTCTCTGAAGTTTACGTAGCTCGTCCACGTAAGTTGCCATCGAATCGAAATAAGCAATCGCGTCGTCCAACCTCGGTTCCCTTTTCTGATTACGAAGGATCTCGTCTCGCCTGCAATGCAATTCTACGTATAGAAGAATCCTCCTCGTTTTTCGGGGGAAGTTTTCAACCCCTTTGACttacattttcctttttttatatttcacgtAGCTTTATTGCATACCTAGATTTAATTCTACCGTAGTCTGGCATACTACGGGTGAGTTCCGCATAAAAATGTTTTAGAGAAGGCACGTATGTGAGAGATCCGCTGAGGAGATCACGTCCAAGTGCTTCGTGTCGTACGTAGCTGACATAATTGTCACCCACAAGAATCCCACGTCCAAAGTAATTGATTCCGTACACGGAAGCAATACCCAAGCTCTCGATGCTTCTCAgcaaatttttaaatgctATCAAATACCTGAAACGACGCGGAAACGTATCCTCATCTTTaggaactggcaaataaaattaagtttTCTTAACATTTTCATACGTTTACCTCCATACTCCGCTGTTATCCGTTTCTTTGATCTGATTAGTCAAGTGGTCCAGCATAGCCGCGTTCACGCTCGTGTACCATGCCATCACTTCGGTAATGCTGCTCTCCTCTGAACTTATCTTCTGCCTGAGAAACGAACAAACTTTTTACTCAAAGTCTTCGGACCAATCCCCCTGTCAATACGTTAGGAATTGACTTTTCCAGAGGAAGCATCGCGAAATTGCTTTTACCCTTCATCCCTTCCGCGTTTGATTACCAGGAAGAAACCCTTGACGGAACACGTACGGGTACTTTTACCGCGTGCTTAAAACGTGAAATCTAAGAGGGTCAAAGAAATCTAAGGATTGTGTAACTTTCGTTCAATCTCTTCACTTGTTTTTAACTCATCGGATTGGTGTATATAATTGGTCTGTCGAGGGTTTGCAACCCCAATCTTAGTTAGTACTGTCATATCTTCTAATAGAACTTCAGTATTTTTGATTTATCTATTTTAAGAGAAATCCGTGGAAAATGGAAAGTGGAGTAACTTGAAACCCTTTACCATTTTTAGTCGCCAGTATTATTAATGTCGCATATCTTTCATGATCCTTGCTATTGGATATTGGAAATCTCTTGGATTCTACGTTTCTATTTAATATAGAATATCTTTGATTAAAATACCATTCCTAGTATTTCCTTAAAAATTTGTGAAAAATATAGAGGTGTGTCCCACGCATTGGTAATCAAACGCTTCACTTATTTAGCCATCATCGCCTAGctgcaatttcttttttcaaaagtcCTTTTACGAGGACCTTGTAAC from Osmia bicornis bicornis chromosome 15, iOsmBic2.1, whole genome shotgun sequence includes the following:
- the LOC123988546 gene encoding uncharacterized protein LOC123988546, coding for MSQPTLNSSFSGINFAGMNRGSRLSYTSLRAASGDNSINEEERLSAPSVQGFGGSSRGSLTMDQGSPRLSQPDVRRFALRHDVPAKRERLSQPTLVTGDYHPGRGQQRLSQPCLSTGKELNLPMMVFHSPSPPTIKHKRFSPAVHVSKRERLSQLDIGSKYRNLKESTATKFNRDRFSIPELETQNDLKLMAGTPKQRFSLDSQLKNQDITRSRLLPIASSPISEHQQSKIEEQPAVPIGKMKSPTRDGLGSVLVASATPILPSTERQLLSIEVNKKTAVVSSTTSTTTSVTQQKNQTTSVTGKLQRSISPVPTRERMSVPEIRNSSLRRLLDPPTRQRHSITGNLRHSISIISPIRPLDFGKKSPKHLFEEALERFRRDEKEENRKNEMSNSQTIVDIVHEPKHIQKHYSYTYESTDDNSSILGKLSVSVTPKKKYLESNFDENEQVITTVIETDVPMIMASPRYTKKSSYSSEAPKWIRKYLESESPKGGRRATGNKEKANRKNSRRKSSLESVDGDNKVTRKVRSKSVSSGERSPKPRNTIVQSDLKNMKNTYVRIVPSNKIQENRYEVKIENSWADGEINRLYGDECDDTDSDDSTSI
- the LOC114872998 gene encoding receptor-type guanylate cyclase daf-11 isoform X2, giving the protein MSPRNGSCAAEVSSVRSLSSDDVSATKANRKKSCWARATDPAHRRGRRIQLLQMLVLPFIPILALIVQTANTLHDILIYRQEVSDIETQVTIATDLGKVVTRMQLERSEVAFFIYTNGNTLRSNLTQRFAITDQALHNMTTWPLVSVPRDESKTQTYDVVSKEAFQARLEDFRQKISSEESSITEVMAWYTSVNAAMLDHLTNQIKETDNSGVWRYLIAFKNLLRSIESLGIASVYGINYFGRGILVGDNYVSYVRHEALGRDLLSGSLTYVPSLKHFYAELTRSMPDYGRIKSRRDEILRNQKREPRLDDAIAYFDSMATYVDELRKLQRELRHMIRDYVNSTLQDASNKEVAGIAIVVLVLVVSPIIIILVRNAVATIQMYAANLAQKARELKQEKGKSDTLLFQMLPPSVAQQLKQTQQVPAEYYEAVTVYFSDIVGFTEIAAENTPLEVVTFLNSIYKLFDARIECYDVYKVETIGDSYMVASGLPVRNGDKHVSEIATMALDLLAASSVFQVPKRPGERLQIRSGAHTGPVVAGIVGSKMPRYCLFGDTVNTASRMESTGEALRIHISLEMKKALDAVGGFKIAHRGLVDVKGKGLMDTYWLECKDGGIARAAELDLPSFFEDVRPVFIRRLREEGTI
- the LOC114872998 gene encoding receptor-type guanylate cyclase daf-11 isoform X1, encoding MLTIQNDMSPRNGSCAAEVSSVRSLSSDDVSATKANRKKSCWARATDPAHRRGRRIQLLQMLVLPFIPILALIVQTANTLHDILIYRQEVSDIETQVTIATDLGKVVTRMQLERSEVAFFIYTNGNTLRSNLTQRFAITDQALHNMTTWPLVSVPRDESKTQTYDVVSKEAFQARLEDFRQKISSEESSITEVMAWYTSVNAAMLDHLTNQIKETDNSGVWRYLIAFKNLLRSIESLGIASVYGINYFGRGILVGDNYVSYVRHEALGRDLLSGSLTYVPSLKHFYAELTRSMPDYGRIKSRRDEILRNQKREPRLDDAIAYFDSMATYVDELRKLQRELRHMIRDYVNSTLQDASNKEVAGIAIVVLVLVVSPIIIILVRNAVATIQMYAANLAQKARELKQEKGKSDTLLFQMLPPSVAQQLKQTQQVPAEYYEAVTVYFSDIVGFTEIAAENTPLEVVTFLNSIYKLFDARIECYDVYKVETIGDSYMVASGLPVRNGDKHVSEIATMALDLLAASSVFQVPKRPGERLQIRSGAHTGPVVAGIVGSKMPRYCLFGDTVNTASRMESTGEALRIHISLEMKKALDAVGGFKIAHRGLVDVKGKGLMDTYWLECKDGGIARAAELDLPSFFEDVRPVFIRRLREEGTI
- the LOC114872998 gene encoding receptor-type guanylate cyclase daf-11 isoform X3; the protein is MQLERSEVAFFIYTNGNTLRSNLTQRFAITDQALHNMTTWPLVSVPRDESKTQTYDVVSKEAFQARLEDFRQKISSEESSITEVMAWYTSVNAAMLDHLTNQIKETDNSGVWRYLIAFKNLLRSIESLGIASVYGINYFGRGILVGDNYVSYVRHEALGRDLLSGSLTYVPSLKHFYAELTRSMPDYGRIKSRRDEILRNQKREPRLDDAIAYFDSMATYVDELRKLQRELRHMIRDYVNSTLQDASNKEVAGIAIVVLVLVVSPIIIILVRNAVATIQMYAANLAQKARELKQEKGKSDTLLFQMLPPSVAQQLKQTQQVPAEYYEAVTVYFSDIVGFTEIAAENTPLEVVTFLNSIYKLFDARIECYDVYKVETIGDSYMVASGLPVRNGDKHVSEIATMALDLLAASSVFQVPKRPGERLQIRSGAHTGPVVAGIVGSKMPRYCLFGDTVNTASRMESTGEALRIHISLEMKKALDAVGGFKIAHRGLVDVKGKGLMDTYWLECKDGGIARAAELDLPSFFEDVRPVFIRRLREEGTI